CATTTCGCAACCTCAAGATTTAGTTTGCAAGTCAGTTCTCTTGCTGTTTTAAAAGCATAAGTTTTCTTCACATTGCTGGTACACTACAGTTTCAAAAACTAGTACTGCGATACCTTTTTTCCACTGCCGGCGTACCGTGTAAAACTGCCATCTGGTAGTCTGCAGGACCCTGCCTGGACACCACAGGTCCAATAACGTGAAACCACGTGACCGTTTGGTACAGTCGTTCCTGTTGGTGCGCATTACAGGTCCGTGATGGTGTTGGTCCGCTGAcggatgctctctctctcccgcagGTTCCTCAACCTACACCACGTCGTCCCTGAGCACGAGGAGCACGTCTGCTTCTGACCCTCCCAACATCTGCAAGGTGAAACCACAGCAGCTTCACACGTCCACCATGTCCACCAGCAACTTCTCCCAGCTGGGCTGCGTGCCCTCGCTCTTACCACAGCAGCAGCAGAGTCCCCAGGTGTTCGTGTCCCAGTCGGCAGCAGGTAAAGGCCTCGTGCAGCGTAGCGCCCTCTGGCTGCACTGCATGCAATCACACTCAAGACATTCATGACGGAGTAAAAGCATCCCAGCCTTGTGGTTTCTCCTTACGATCTCTCACATCCCGTACGGCCGTATGCAGGCAGGTCCAGTCTCTCAGAAATATTGCATgggtgtgatttgtgtgtgtaggttctgCAGCACAAATCCCAGCCTTCTACATGGACACCAGCCACCTGTTCAGCACGCCCCACCCTCGGCTGCCTCCACCCTCTCTAGCCCAGCAACAGGGCTTCCAGGCTGGCCTCTCACAGGTACTCTCCACCCACTCGGGCACACACGAGCCATTTCTTTCTTACGTGTACTCTTATAATCtgttttcgaaaggtttggagtGTGTGCGCTCGCACAGGGAAGCCCCTGTTTGtgggcgtgcacgtgtgtgtgtgttgacggctgcttgtgtgtgttctctcccaGCCTGCAGCGGTGCAGCAGATCCCCATCCCCATCTACGCCCCTCTGCAGGGGCAAGCGCAGCACCAGGCCCAGCTGGGCCCACCTGTCTCCCAACCACAGGACCTCTTCAGCTCCTCCATACAGCCCTACAGGTAGACACCCCCCGCgtgcgcacaccaaacacagccCTACAGGTAGACACCCCCCGCgtgcacacaccaaacacagccCTACAGGTAGACACCCCCCGCgtgcgcacaccaaacacagccCTACAGGTAGACACCCCCCGCgtgcacacaccaaacacagccCTACAGGTAGACACCCCCCGCgtgcacacaccaaacacagccCTACAGGTAGACACCCCCCGCgtgcgcacaccaaacacagccCTACAGGTAGACACCCCCCGCgtgcgcacaccaaacacagccCTACAGGTAGACACCCCCCGCgtgcgcacaccaaacacagccCTACAGGTAGACACCCCCCGCgtgcgcacaccaaacacagccCTACAGGTAGACACCCCCCGTgtgcgcacaccaaacacagccCTACAGGTAGACACCCCCCGCgtgcgcacaccaaacacagccCTACAGGTAGACACCCCCCGCgtgcgcacaccaaacacagccCTACAGGTAGACACCCCCCGCGTGCACACACCAAACATAGCCCTACAGGTAGACACCCCCCGCGTGCACACACCAAACAGCCCTACAGCTACTTTTAATGTGATTGGAATACATCCTAAAACAACAATTCCAGGTTTGGAAGCTCATTGCGCACATTGTTTTATCATGACCCTGAAGTGGGGGTGTGTTCCGCGTCTTGTGATTGGATCTTCACCGTCACATGACCCGCATCTCCTCGACGCTTTGTCTCCCAGGTCGCAGCAGGCCTTCATGCAGAACAGCCTGTCCCAGCCTTCGCCCATGATGCTGTCGGGGACGGCCCTGCACAGTTACCCCGGCGTCCAGCCTCCGGAGCTGGCCAAGCCTCAGTCCAGCCTGGCCTTCCCACAGACCTCCAACACGCAGCACATCCCCATCCTGTTTGAACCGCAGCTCAACCAGCCGTCCGGGATGGGCGGATCCCAGCTCATCGACACGCACATCCTGCAGGTTAGCCCAGCCTCCCCGCAATGTACAACTGTGTACCACAAACCAACGTTTTCTAAGAAAAACAGGCAGCTTGACCAGGCAGCTCTGTGATTTTGTGTTTCAGCGACAGGGACTCGGTCAGCATTCGAACCTTTACTCTGGCCAGGTGCAGCAGCATACACAGAACAGCTACTACAGCTCCACCCAGAGCCCCAGCTCCGCACTACAACAGgtactcactcattcacacatgTCTTTTTAAAAGGGCATAAGGTACTCTGGTCTCATGTGGTTACATGCACAGGTCAGGCCTCGGAGCTAAATAAAGTCGGTGTTTACTACCCACCAACATATCAGGAACTGCCATGCTGTGTAGAAAGAATAAACCTTGACGCGCTGGCTCTGTCCTCATGACCCCAGGTGACGGTGCCTCTGCCCGGCTCTCAGCTGTCTCTGCCCAGCTTTGGATCGGCCGGGGCGCAGCCCCTCCTGGCTCTGCCCCAGTCTCTGCCCCCCACGCCCCCACAGACGCAGCCTCCCAACCTGAACCGCCAGCCACCCAGCAACCAGGCCTACCGCGGCCTCATGGGCCAGAACGCACACAGCATGATGCAGCCGCCTagcaaggtacacacacacactttagaatTCAGTGTTCTTAATTGTGTGATTGGCTGCGTCCGCACGGTGTGTTCGTATGAGCTGAGACTCTGTGTTTGCTGTAGATGTGCGAGATGGATCTAAAGCTGTTTGGAACCGCAATGGACGTGAAACCTGGAACTCCTCCCGTCAGTGCGAGAAGCACCCCCCCAACATCAAGTCCATACAggtatcctctctctctgctctctctcgctctctctctctctctcacacacacacacacacacactgtctctgcgtTGTCCTGTAACATGCGTCCCCCGTGTCCCGCAGGGCGAGTTCCACCAGTCCCAGCAGCCAGTCCAGTAAGATGAACAGCATGCTGTATCCCAAACAGTTCCAGTCCGCCTCCCCGAGCATGCGCATCTCACAACACTTTCCAGCTCACTTCAACccccaggtgagtgtgtgtgtgtgtgtgtgtgtgtgtgtgtgaactcccCTGGCCCCATCTGGCCTTCACACCTCACACCGTTACTCTGTGAAAACATCCTCACAGACGTGTCCTctctcccgccacacacagATGTTGTCCCAGCCCAACATGGTGTCTCCGCTGGTGCGTCCCCCTCACGCAAACGCCTTTCCCGGAGCGGTGCAGCGTAACCCCATGGGCTCCTCCATGTCTCCTAACCTGAGCGGACCCCTTATGTCTCATCCTCGTCCCCAGCACCCGCCACGCACCGCACCTGGTGCCCCTCTGGCACCCCGCGGGACGCAGGCCGCTCTCAAAGCTGAGCAGGACCTGAAGGTAatgcccactgtgtgtgtgtgtgtgtgtgtgtgtgtgtgtgtgtgtgtgtgtgctgagtggTACTCCATTGGGTTAATTTCGGATGCATGGACAGCCAGTTTCTTGTCTGCAGTTGCATCTGTGATGCCTCCTCCTGTTTCTGCCTATGTGCATTAATCTTCATCATTACTCTTCTTCATCTAGGCCAAGCAGAGAGCAGAAGTGCTTCAGTCCACCCACAAGTTCTTCTCCgagcagcagcagcagaagGCTCCCGTCACCAAAGCCACTCGTATGGAGGGAGCGGGCAAGGCCGTCGACAGCATCGCTCCCAACCACCAGGGGGCGCCACCAGATCGCACTGAGGCCGACAAACCCGCGGGGCTCGCCGCCACCAAGCCTATCCGCACCGGCCCCATCAAGCCCCAGGCCATCAAACCCGAAGAGGGCAAATAGCCTCACACAGCAGGGCAGTGGGACAGATGGCTGAGTGAACAGATGGACGGGGACGTGGGCGGATAGAGGGACTTGACAGAAGAGACATCTGCCAGAGCACCTGCAGTCGCGCCCCTGGGGCAGGAGGGCTAGGCTTACAGAGAGGAAGATGGCTGAAGGGTCAAGGGTCGTATGCTGATTAGGAGGCACCGTGTATGAAATCACTCACCTTTACCCCATCCTCTTCTAGCTCCGCCCCTTCACATAATTcctccatcctcctctctgtggtGGACAGTGGGTTGTTGGCAGGTCGGCGTCTAGTGTGTGGCGGGtgtgttaatttttttatttttttcccctgggtttgttttttctttaattCTGCTCCACCTTTTTCACGGAGAAGAATCATCAGTCACTGTGTTGTCCTCGTGTTCAGTGAGCCCACAGTGCAACTGGGATAAGTGCTGCTCACGAGTGCTTGGTTTTAGAATAGTATGGTGGGTTTCTCTCTTGTTCCCAAGCAGAATCACATGTTGGAGGAGTTTCCTTGTTTTTTGAAGaatttttgtttttcattttggtTTTGAAGAATCTTATCGATTTTATTTTCCTTGTGATctgagtttttgttttttcttccaattttgtcctcattttatttaaatttttgtTCAAGCCTTGCTGAAGACAGATCAGAAGAACCtactgtaatttttttttttaagtgttctCACACCCACCTGTACTCACCCACGTGTCCTCCCACCTGTACTCAcccacctgtacacacacccacatgtccACTGTCCCTCCTCCGCACCATGTGGCCAATCATGGTGGAAATGGCTCGTGAAATCAACATTTCTTGTCCTTGCACGTTTGATTTTCCAGAAAGAGAAATCGGTGCAGTTAGAGCCACAGGTCTCATTTCCTGACGGGTCTGATCAGAAGACTCCTAGATGTTCGGTCTCCTCCACTGTGAGCCTTCTTACCTGCCTTTCGCTGTGTCAATTTTTGGTTAGGACAATTGAAGTATGAGCTGTGATCTTGCTTTGAATCTCTAGCCAAAGGGTAGTATTGTACGAGAGCCCTTTCATCCTACAAATAAACTTAGTTTTGGCGAGAACACTTGTTACGGGAGAAACCCCACCCTTGTAAACGGTTACTAGGTTACTCTGATGCGGTTTTATGATTGACGTCCTGTCAGCTCAAGCTCCACCTCTTTCTTTGAAAACGAGTGGTGGTTGTTCACTTTTCTCTCCCAACTAGTCTCTTGAGTTTTACATTGTCCTTCCTACAGCTCACCCAACCATGCTGCTGACAATGCCATAGGGCGGGTCCCTGATCTCCGACAGCCAGTCATAGCGGAGAGAGGTCAGGGAAGGTCTGGGTTGGCTGGAGCATCAGTGTTTGATTTTAATACTTAAGAATATAGCTGCAAGATTAAAGACGAAAATTCCTAATGTGTGTCAGCCTCTAGAAAAGTGTGTGAAGGGGCAGAAAAGATGAGAATTTTCATTGAACTGTAGTTCAGAAGCATAAAGGACTTAATTTTCGTTGTGATTACCACAGGCCTCCATCAGCTGggcctttcctctctctccactccatcCCTGTCAGGCTGCTGTGGCCTGAATGAGAAGCTAGTGAGTGAGGAAGGGCTGGAGAGAGGGGGTgacgttttgtttttttgttttacttgtACAGGGGTTAAAATCGCTGTATTAAAATATGTAAGGTCTTATTTACGTTCTCTGGTTTGGTTACAGAACTAATAAAATATGCTGTTAAAAAATGAAAACTTGTTACTGTTTTATCTTTCATCTGATATTGAATGCTAAATGAGTTGAAGTTAAGGAAAAATGCATATCCGTTATTCAATATATcctctttattatttttttgtatgaCTTCAGACATGCATGACCAAGTACCATCCTGCATCTGTGACTTGTGAAAGCATGAGGAGCTTCCTAAAGCAAGCTGGCGGGGGTCAGGCGAGACACTTGATCCACACTCGGTCGAGACGCCTTCTCCAGAAATGAACCATTTAAGCCTCGAGAGAGAGTACTACATAGTTCAGTATTGGTCTGCTGAATGAATATTTTCAGTGCTGTACACAAAAAACAAGATGTCACTAACAAGGAAAGGTAGAAAAATATTTTCTCTGTTTACAACAAAATGTGGGCCATGCCACTAtaaacacatcaaattcccattCAAAATAAGGCCTGTTGAGACACTGCACAGAGGTCAGGACTTTGCTGGCATTTATCTGCTTCAATCTACCTATGCTGCTTAATCATTGGTATGATGGTTTTTATACATCTGTGATATGGCATGTTTACATCAGCGATATAGTTGTAGATTTGCTATTAACGGCAAAGCCAGTATATCAAACTTTTTTTAGTTTGCGACCTGTTCGCCTCTTCATGACCCCTCACTAACCATCTTCCCTGTGTAACGCGTCACTGTGGTTTGCCCAGCCGCACATCATAGGACACAAGGTGGTGATTGTCCCAGGCAAAGATCTTCCTCTGAGCAGGGTTGTAGTCAATCATGCTGTTGTAACGGTGACGGTTCTTGAACGGGATGGCGACCGCCTTGCTTTGGCCGGTCGCCGTGTCGAAGCTGTAGTTGacggtggtgttgggggaggagtAGCTGGCCACCGTGTACATCCGGCCACAGATCATGAATGCGTTGGCCACCGTGGTCTTGCGTATGTTGGTCTCCCAGCTCCTCTTCACCTCCAGATTGTGAGGGTCCAGCTGAGAGATCACGATGGCCCCCCTGGCTTTGTTGGTGCTGTAGATGACCCAGAGACCCTGCTCGTCCACCGCAAAGTCAACATCCGTGTAGCCCCCCCACGAGTAGGGGAACTGGCCGTGGAAGCCGGCGTGCGGGAGGTCGCGGCGGGCGGCCACGCTCTCCGAGGCCAGGTCGTAGCGGAGCAGCGTACGGCTGCGGCGACGCTGGTAGTAGAGGGAGCCGCGGAAGAGGGCCGCCCCCGTGCTCTCCATGGCCTCGGGCAGGAGCAGCACCTTGGTGGGGAACCCCCGGGACAGCTGCTGCAGGTCCTCGTAGCCGAAGAGCTGCCGCACCTCGCTCCCGACCGTATCGACGCGCCACGCCATGCCAGAGCCGTACGGGGACACGGCCTCGGGGTCCTGCATCCACACGCCGTACTTGCCGGCGATGGTGTCGGTCTTACGGTGGGTGACGGGGTCGCCAACCCACACCAGCTCACCGCAGCCTaagagaggggagaaagggaGTGAAGGacgtggggtgaggggtgtagaGACCTGGCAGGCAGACCGGGGACCAGCCAAGGATCATCAGCTTCCATCGGTATTCGGTATTATTTTCGTCCCTTAATGGCATGTAGGCCACCAGGCACCCGAATGGAGGCCACTTTGGATGTTTTTCTGAGACTGCCGACGTGACCATTTCCAGGGGAAACCTGAGGTCGACCCTTAAGTTACTCCCAAACCACAGCAGCTGAAAGATGAGTGCCATAACCAGACCTGAGGCTGAAATGAGAAAGCACGAAAGTGCGATTCGCGTAAGCGAAACTATGATTCATGTTGACCGAAGAGATGTCTGCATTCTGCGAGCATTCTTGCTAGTGCAAATGATCGGGGGTGTTCTTACCCTTTCCTAAAATACTCTGACACAGAGATGAGGGCTAGCTATGGCCCGAGATTCATGGTGGAGATCTTTGGCAGGATTCGAGAGGACTTAGAGGGGAGAATCCCACAAGTTCCCAGTGTTTGTTTAGCAATATGGTCTTATCAGATGTCCTGTGTTACCTTTTTGGTACCTTACTAAACATACTCCAAGTCCTTTTATAAGCTGGATTGTTCAGACTCTTTGCATGCCGGTAAAATATagctgtgtttgttttggtgttgcCATCACAGGAAGGAGAACTAATGTATGCTGAATTGTTTCTGGGCTATATACGGGAGAACTCGGATGCTACCAAGAGGGTCTTGGTTTTAGAAACTTAACACCCGGAAGCTCCATTTGATTGGCTAGATTGATGGGTCTTACACGTGGAGGAGCTTTTACACCACTAGAAAACGTGTGTGAAGAGGGGTTCAGCGTGGCCTCCTTCACCTGTGGAGTGTTCCGTATCCGCTGGGCTTGGGGCAGGTACCTCTGCAACTTCAGCCTTCATCTCCAGGTAACTTGGACTGCCACTCTGCCACGAGGGATCTGGAGAGGAACGGTGAAGGTGTTCAAGCTCACGATGCATGCATGAGATCCAGCCTGGCACAtcagagtagtgtgtgtgtatttgtgtaccTCTAAGGCTGCCTGTGTCTCCTGGTGTCCTGCCTGGTCTCGATGAGAGATGAGAAAATGCAGTGCCTGTAGAGTAATAATGTTGCATTTGCATTAGGAATAAATTACTATTCCaaaaatttataaaaaaaagaCCCCGTGCCATGCCAACTCATGTCAGACGCTCATGGCCTTTGAGACGCATCTATAGTACTATAGCACTTTCTTTACATACGATGGCCTGTCTCTCAGAATGGGGCTACATGACAATATAGATCCTCTTCCCATTCGGAGGGGGGTGTCCATAAAGATGAGAAGGCTGAGAGATTAATGGCAAACCCGGAGTGTGTGACGGGGGCAAATACAGACGCTGAGTGGATCTGCAGCTGTTATGCAGTCTGCCTGAACTCccgtacacacacattcagtccTCAGGGGAGAGGAGGCTGCCCTGGACTTCAACAACACTACACGTGAAGACGTATCCGCATCTTCCTACTCCATGTCTGGCTTCTTGTCAGAGTGTTTTCCATGTTTACAACACCAAGGCCACACACTCCTCTCGTCTCCAATGAGCTCGACTGTTCTACACCGAGTTAATGTGTTTACGAGAATTGGTAACAGACCTTGATAACGGAGTTAGCTGTTAACACCAAGAAGCTCCATTTGATTGGTTAGATTAATAGGTGTCAGAAGGTCATTGGCTGCTCAAACACTCAAAGTGGAGGGGCTTTTACACCACTGGAAAAAATGAATCGTCTACTATATAGCTGAATTTGTGTAATAGCTACTAGCTTTGGATTTAGCTGCCTGCAATTGGGCAGGTTAGCTTTGCTATCCCAAGTGACCCTGCAACAGATGGATGTGGGAATCTTTGGACTCTGCTTTGTATCACCttgagccttgtgtgtgtgtgtgtgtgtgtgtgtgtgaaggatatCAATGTTCTTGCAGGCAGGATCTCAAGAACTCCCCACGGCAAGAAGAGGGCAGAGTCATTTTTATACAAAACATTTTACTCGATTTAACCCAGAACTCTTTGCTCTTAAAAGTGTGAAAACTCCTGAAACTGCCTCTCAGTACGTGGATTAAGTTCATCATAAATGACCACTGATGTTCATTAGAAGGACTTTACCTGTGCGTGGTAAACATCTGCAGAGTGTCTAATGGTGTGTGCTTCTAGATAGTCATGCTAAAATGTGACTTTGCTCATGGGAAAATTCTTGTTTTCTCAGCTCTCAAGTTCCTGTTATCCTGCGTGATGCCTTGGTACTCTCAGGTCTTGCTCAATTAGAAAGCCAAATGCAGGAaaaaagttgtgtgtgtgttttctccaaTCTGGACTCTGGAAGGGGAGAGAGTGCCTGCCCCCTGGACGGAGGGGCTCTGTAGTCCTCCACAGGTTCCCCTGCGGTTCTCCGCTCCACTGGCGTCTTCATCCACTCCAGCTGCACTGTGATCTCTTCTCCACATGGCCGAGAATGCGGAACGGTGAACACAGACaagcccccacccccacaccccctaaacctccacccccatctTCAGTACAGGTGACAGTGTCAGGAAGGAACAGAACACGGGAACAGTGCAGAAGAGGATGAACATGGAGACTCCTACACAGGAACCAAGACGGATCTCATccagaggtgtagtgtgtaggatCTAATGCagaggtgtagggtgtaggatcTCATCCagaggtgtagggtgtaggatcTAATgcagaggtgtagtgtgtaggatCTCATCCagaggtgtagggtgtaggatcTAAtgcagaggtgtggtgtgtaggatcTC
The window above is part of the Brachyhypopomus gauderio isolate BG-103 chromosome 9, BGAUD_0.2, whole genome shotgun sequence genome. Proteins encoded here:
- the myoc gene encoding myocilin, which translates into the protein MWFLAVLWVSGLLVGARAQGSASLWRGNDRSGRCQYSFTVDSPAEASCPSPGSSPEMESLKTRLALLEVLVARVAGGEVGPSETQQPGAQAGLREAYTQALGEKAKLQREKDRLVQRVEELQRRVEELQQEAERLRSRPCAQAPPSITPQQDSRPRPGGGTAFSHLSSRPGRTPGDTGSLRDPSWQSGSPSYLEMKAEVAEVPAPSPADTEHSTGCGELVWVGDPVTHRKTDTIAGKYGVWMQDPEAVSPYGSGMAWRVDTVGSEVRQLFGYEDLQQLSRGFPTKVLLLPEAMESTGAALFRGSLYYQRRRSRTLLRYDLASESVAARRDLPHAGFHGQFPYSWGGYTDVDFAVDEQGLWVIYSTNKARGAIVISQLDPHNLEVKRSWETNIRKTTVANAFMICGRMYTVASYSSPNTTVNYSFDTATGQSKAVAIPFKNRHRYNSMIDYNPAQRKIFAWDNHHLVSYDVRLGKPQ